Genomic segment of uncultured Desulfobacter sp.:
TGAACCATGTTTTCGTCTTAATATACTGCGCTCAGATATAGTGTCAAATGACAAAACGGTTATGTTTACAGCAAAGATATGTAGCGCAGCGGAAATAAAAAAGCCCCACGGGAACCGAATAAGCATTGAATACTTCATGAATTGCATTAAATTTAAGAAATTAGAGCAAATGATAAGGAATACGCAATGACAAGAGACAAAGTGACGATTATAGACGGTGGCATCGGCAGGGAACTGGAACGGCGGGGGGCCGCCTTCAAACAACCGGAGTGGTCCGCATTGGCCATGATGGAGACGCCGGACCTGGTCAAAGAGGTTCATAAAGCTTTCATCAAGAGCGGTGCATCCATCATCACCACCAACAGCTATGCCCTGGTCCCGTTTCATATTGGAGAAGGGTTATTTGAAAAACAGGGAAAGTCTCTGGCAACCAGCGCCGGCCAGACAGCCTGTGCAGCCGTCAGTGAAACCCGCCCGAATACACGTGTTGCAGGTTCCATCCCCCCGCTGTTCGGTTCCTACCGCCCTGATTTGTACAGGCCTGAACGGGTGACTGAAATTGCAACCCCTTTGATAGAGGGGCTTAGTTTGTATGTAGATTTATGGCTGTGTGAAACACAAAGCCTGACTGATGAACCAATCCGGGTTAAGGCTCTGGTCGATCAACTGGACCGGTCAGCCAAACCGTTCTGGGTTGCTTTTACCCTGGACGATTCTCATTTAAATCCTGAACCGGCTTTACGCTCGGGGGAATCCCTGGTGGATGCCGTCCAAAAGATGGTCAATGCAAAGGTGGACGCTATTTTATTTAACTGCTGCCAGCCTGAAGTCATCAGTCAGGCCATTGAGGTGACCCGGGAACAGCTGGCGCTTTTGAACGCTGAACGTATTGAAATCGGTGCCTATGCAAATGCGTTTTTACCCCAACCCAAAGATGCAAAGGCAAATGAAACGCTCAATGAGATCAGACCGGACTTAACCCCGTCATCCTATCTGAGATGGGCCCAAAAATGGGTTCAGGAAGGTGCCACGCTGATCGGCGGATGCTGTGGCATCGGACCGGAACATATCCACGTATTATCCGAGAAACTCATCAGAACCTGTGCATAAAAAGCCTCACGGCAAAACTTAAGCCCAAAGGACAAAAATCTCTTTTTGTTTAAAGCGGATTACCTGCTTTATCAAGCCCCAAAAAAATGATATAAAAAGCATTATTTTTAACCGGAAGTATAGAAACAATTATGGACAAGCAGTCAGTTAAAAGAGATTTATTTGATTTTGAGGTGGGCTATCTGACCCAAAGCCCGTGCGTTAATTGTGAATTCAGGGAAAATCTGCCCAAATGCCATGCGGACTGTATTCTTTTAGATCAAATCCAGACCCGTCTGGCCCGTGCGATATCTTCACAGTCTTCCCGTTATGAAAGCTGAACCCGGGCTGCCGTTTCATGTCTTTTCCCGATCCCAAATAAAGCAGCACCTGACACTCAGTTTATATAACGACCTTAAACACATCCGCACCTCGTCTGGGTACAGTCTTGATCAGGCCATCAAATCCGGTATTGGGAATCCGGACTCCGCCATTGGTATTTATGCCGGGGACATGGAAAGCTATGATTGCTTTGCACCGGTGTTGCTGCCCATTATCGAGGATTACCACCACCTTGAACCGGGATGGTCCCATAAACCCGGCATGCAGGAAGCTGTTCTGCCGGACCTGGACCCGACACAGACATTCATACGCTCATCCCGAATCCGTGTGGCAAGAAACCTGTGCGGCTTTCCGTTTTCAGGCAACATGAGTTTAAATCAGCGCAAGGCCCTGGAAGAGACCATAAAGCAGGCCTTTGACGCCCTGCCCGAAAACCTGTCCGGCACCTACACAAGTTTTTCAGATTTAAATGAAAAACAATTCAACGATCTGCTTGAAAAGGGACTGGCCTTTCCCAAAGGCGACCGGTTCATGGATGCCGCAGGCATAAACCAGGATTACCCCGCAGGACGCGGCATATTTATAAGCCGGGACAAGGTTGTCCGGGTATGGGTCAATGAAGAGGATCATCTGCGCATCATCGCCCAGTCACCGGGTGGAGATATTGCCCGTGTGTTTAACCGGCTGCAGGAGATGATCAAGGCGCTTGCGGAAAATTTGGATTTTGCCTTTGACCGGAAAAAAGGATTTCTTACCTCCTGTCCCACGAATATCGGAACAACCATGAGGGCCGGTGTGCATATTCATCTTGAAAATCTGGAACAAAACCTCCCTCTCCTTGAATCCATAGCCAGAGCTCACCACCTGCAGATCCGGGGCACGAACGGGGAAAAAACCGCTGTTGAAGAGGCTGTCTTTGACATTTCCAATGCCCGCAGGCTGGGCATCAGCGCCAATACAATTTTAAATGATCTTCACAGCGGATTGAGGGCCATTATCCAGGCCGAAAAAAAATAAAGATCCCAGTCCTTTTTAGGGACTGGGATCGGGTTAATCGATTATGTCAGAAAAAAAGTCTATTCGGTTTCGACGGGATCTGGCACTTCGTCTTTAATACTCTGCTTGTCACCGGCCAGGTGGCGTTTTTGTTTCTCTTTGAATTTGGTGATCTGAATTTTAACTTTTTCGACCACATTGTCTATAGCCAGATACATGTTGTTCTCTTCGGCCTCGCCTCTGGCATGAATTTTCAGCTTATTACAAATCAAATTAATTTCAGCAATGCTGTGCAATTTTTCCTCTGAGAAGACAGCCTGGGCCTCTGCAGGGTACTCCAGCATTTTATCCAGTTTATTCAATTTCTTTTCAACATGGGATTTTACAGCGTCAGATGAAGGGACGTTCTTGAAAGTAATTGAAATGTTCATAGACTCTCCTTTTACATTAGTGAGAAGATGAAACAAAAATAACACAATCCCAGCTGTGACTCAATGATAGACCGCTATAGAATCAAAATAAATCTGTTGTGTTTAAGATTTTGAATCGGATTCCAAAGGTTTGCTATTGGGCGCTGTTTTGGGAAACAGATCTTCCAGATTCAACCCCTTGATTTTCTTCAGACAGTCCGCAAGGGCTTCTTCCTCGGTGCTGCCCGCCCCCTGATGTACCGAATCTGCAATAATATTCACAAGATTGGGCACGGCAATATAATCGTCTGCCAGATTGCCCTGGATCTTTTTATGAACATCTATATATATCATTCTGCCGTTGCGGATCAGATTGTACCGGGTGACCCGGGTTAAAATATCTTTAATATTAAGTTCCATTTGATTTTCTCCTTGTTTTAAGGTAGACCTGCCATACTTTAAGATTGTTTGCAAGTTATTAGGAAAGATGGCTGCCGCAGAAGGCAACAGGCGGCCGGCAGAATGTAAAAGCACATAAGCCGGGAAGCACAAGCCGGACAACCAATTTTAAATTGAAGGAAAGACCTTCACACATGTCATCCTCTTTTTCATTTTTTTCATTGCCTGGAAACAGCGCCTGGAACCAAGACCTGAAACCCTTACGAAAAACATCCGGGCAATTGATTGCAGACCGCAAGTCCCTGGACCGGGTTTTCATCCGCCCCGATGATGAAAACAGCAAAAAGACCCTGGTTAAATACATGGAGCAGATCCTGTTCGGACTGCACGATTTTCTTAACCGGCATGTGGGCGTTACCGAAGAGATCAGCCTGACCGAACTTGCTAAAAATTACATGGACGTTGAAATCAGCGACCATCCCCAGAAAAATCTGGGCCAAGTGATTGAAGATATCATAAAAGACGTTGCGCCTAAAGCGGTCAATGTGGCATCCCCCTACTTTATCGGTCATATGACCTCTGCCCTGCCCTTTTTTATGGTGCATCTTAAGGCCATCACCGCCGCCTTGAACCAGAATGTCATTAAAATGGAAACCTCCAAGGTGCTGGCCGTCATTGAACGGCAGGTGCTGGCAAAAATTCACCGCCTGATTTTCAAACAAGATGACGCGTTTTACCGGGCCCATGTCCAGAATACCCGTACGGCTTTAGGGGCGTTTACATCGGGCGGCACCACGGCCAACATAACGGCCATGTGGGTGGCCAGAAACCGCTTATTCCCACCTAAAGATGATTTTAAAAGCATTGAAGAAGACGGACTTTTTAAAGCCATGCAGGTCCATGACACGGACCGGGTGGTGATCCTTGTCTCCCGGCGGGGGCACTACTCGTTAAGAAAGGCAAGCGGCATTTTAGGACTCGGCAATAAAAACATCATTGCCGTGGATGTAAAACCGGATCACACCATGGATACGGAAAAACTAAAACAGACCATCCAGGCCCTCAAGCAGCAAGGTCGCACAAAAATAGCCGCCATTGTGGGCATTGCCGGGGCCACGGAGACAGGAACCATTGATCCGTTGCAGGATATGGCCGATATCTGTGAAAAAGAGCAGGTCCATTTTCATGTGGATGCGGCATGGGGCGGCCCCATACTGTTATCCGACACCTATGCCCATCTGCTTTCGGGCATTGAGCGCGCAGATTCGGTCACCATTGACGGCCACAAACAATTTTACATGCCCATGGGCGCGGGCATGGTCTATTTTAAAAACGCCATGGCCCTTGATGCCATTGCCTACCATGCCCGGTATGTTAACCGGAAGGGCTCTGTGGACCTAGGGATAAAAACCCTTGAAGGTTCCAGGGAGGCTGCCTGCCTGATCCTGGATGCCTCCCTAAAAATCATGGGGTCCAAGGGATATGCCCTGATGATTGATCACGGTATTGAAACGGCCAGGGCCTTTGCCCAAAAAATAGAAGAGCGGCCTGAATTTGAACTGGTGACTCCGCCGGTACTCAATATCCTGACCTACCGGCTGGTGCCCCTGGCCTTCCGGCAGAAAATGAAAACGGCCCGGGGTGAGGCGCGTAAACTGCTGAACCAGGAACTGGACGAGATCAATATCCGCATCCAGCGCATCCAGCGGGAAGCCGGCAAAAGTTTTGTCTCCCGGACCCGGCTCAAACTTGTACCCGAGGATGATTTTATGGTGGTGGTGCTTCGCAGTGTTATCATGAACCCCTATACCACCGAAATCATATTGGATGATATTTTGGACGAACAGGAAAAAATTTATCATCAACTTTGATTCAAGTCCGGCAGATTAGTCCCCCTGGCATAACTTACAGATGGATATAAATATCTTCGTTAAAACCGATAAATATGGTTTTATCTTGAATCACCGTGGGTGCCCGCAAGTTTCCGCTCCGGCCCATGGCATGCTTTAAAACGTCTTCGGGCTCCGATCTATCCGGATCGAAACTGACTACTTTGTTTTTGCCCTTTGCGATATAAACGTGGTTCTGTGACTTGATCAGTTCCCATGCTTTTTGAGCATCCAATTTTTCCTTTCTTGCATCAACCGTTACATCCACGGAAATCTTGTGTTCCTCAAAATACGCAAGCGCTTTTTTGCAGGATGTGCAGCCTTTTCTGATATATGCCCATTCGATGGTCATTTTATATTCCTTGTTTGACTTTCTTTTTTTGTTTCAGTATACGAATACATCAATCGCCGTAGAAACGGTGTAAAAATTAAAAATCATTACCACTAAATCATAAACTAAAACTGTAAGCCAGAAGGTTTTTATCCATGCGAATAAAAACCTTCTGGCTTTTTTGTCCTTCTATCAACCACAACCCCTAAATTAGGCACAGATTATGAGATGTTTAGTAACCGGCGGAACCGGATTCGTAGGTTCCAATTTAACATTAGCACTTCAAGAACAGGGACACGAGGTAATTATCACAGGCAATGAATCTGAACAGCCCCTCCCTGAATTCAAGGGCAAATGCCTGTATCCAGGTTTTATCGGCATAGATTGGGACGCGATTGGAAGAATAGATGTCCTTTTTCACCAGGCTGCGATTAACGGCACAAGAGTCGATGATGAAAAAGAGATCATGCGGGCCAATCTTGAATCATCAAAGTATTTATTCAACCATGTCATTGCCCATGGATGCAGAAAAATTGTGTATGCCTCATCCACGGCAATATATGGCAATGCCCCGGCCCCCTATCACGAAAGTGACCCGCCTGCCCCCCAAACCCCATATGCCAGGGCAAAAAAATTACTGGATGATTTTTCCATGGCACTTGCAGCCGAACATTCGGACCTCGCCATTGTCGGACTCCGATATTGCAATATATTCGGGCCAAGGGAAAATCATAAAGGCACAAGGGCCACCATGGTGTACCAATTTGCCCGGCAAATGCAAAAAGGAAACCCGAAACTGTTCAAGTTCGGAGAGCAAAAAAGAGATTACATCTATGTTAAGGATGTTGTAAGAGCCAATCTTCTTGCATCAAAGGCAAAAGAAAGCTGCATTGTCAATTGCGGATCCGGAACAACAACCTCTTTTAACAAAATCGTTGAACAACTCAATATTGTTCTGGGGTTGAACAGGACCCCGGAATATATTGAAAATCCGTTTGAAGATTCATATCAAAACCATACACAGTGTGATATGTCCCTGCCAAAAGAAAAAATCGGGTTTGTGCCCGAGTATTCCTTTGAAAAGGGATTAATGGACTATTATGATTCGGGTTTTTTAATTTGAGAGCCCGCAGACAGTGCTAAAGGCTAACGCACACAAATTAAAATCTCGACCCGTCTTTAATATTCAACAGATCCCTTTTAATGCTTGACATACGGACGGGACCTAATGTAGTACATTTTCTAAAATTTATTATTTTTTTATGAAGATTTAATTTTTTTTACAAAAAGACTGCCAGGCAGGCAGCTTAAAGACTTTAATAAATTTGATATGCATTCGGGTGTTCTTAACTTAACAAAGATCATCTGAATGTGCTTTATGAAAGGTAGAACAAGGCCACTTTTTGCCAGAAGGCAAGAGCGTTAGAGAGCGTATAAATTTCGGAAAAGCCGTTTTTTTTTAAATCAGTTTTTCCCAGGTAAAAATATCAAAAAAGCCACGAAGGTAACGGCGGACAATCTCCGCTAAATCTTTGTGGCTTTTTTTTGATATAGCCGTTATCGATATTTCAATGGGTCAGGAACGGGAACTCTGATCCGCACGATGAGATTATTGTAACGGACATGTAAAAAAACCACGAAGGTTAAGGCGTATAACACGCGTCAAATCTTTGTGGTTTTTTTTTGGATGAGACGAAAGTCTTGCATGGTTTCTACTATTTACCTTAAGTTCCTATCCCTTAACTTCAAAGGAGAACAAAATTAATGGACCTAAACACACAACGCCAACATTTTATCGATGTGATGGCCAAGTTTACCGGCTATGCAGGCAAGCATCTTCCCGATGATGTCATTGCCAAACTCAAAGAGCTCAGGACCCAGGAAGATACCCCCATGGCCAAACTGATTTATGATGCCATGTTTGATGACCTGGACATGGCCCACAAGCTTGACAGGCCGGCATGCCAGGATACGGGTGTTATTCAGTATTTCGTGCAGGTGGGTTCCAAATTTCCCATGATTGACGAGATTGAAAGCTGCCTGATTGAAGCGGTAAAAAAAGCCACCATAGAATCACCATTGCGTCATAACTGCGTGGAAATATTTGATGAAAAAAATACCGGCAACAATGTCGGCACAAGAATTCCATGGATTGACTGGGAAGTTGTACCCAATAATGACGAGGTCAAAATATACATGTACATGGCAGGCGGCGGCTGCAGTCTACCCGGCACCGCAAAGGTCCTGATGCCCCTGGAAGGATATGACGGGGCCGTCAAATTCATTTTTGATCAAATCACCTCTTACGGGATCAACGCCTGTCCCCCGCTTCTGGTGGGTATCGGCATTGCCGGATCTGTAGAGGTGGCAGCCAAACTGTCCAAAAAAGCCCTGCTTCGTCCCATCGGCACACAAAATCCCAATGTCCGGGGCGCAGAACTGGAAAAGATGATTGAAAAAGGCTTGAATGACATTCAAATCGGCCCTGGCGGACTTACGGGTAAAAATTCGGTGATGGGTGTCAACATTGAACAGGCTGGCCGCCATCCGGCAACCATCGCCGTGGGTCTGTCTACCGGATGCTGGGCGCATAGAAGAGCCCTGATCAAATTTGATTCAAGCCTGGAATATGAAGTTATCTCACACAAAGGAGTCACACTATGAGCACAAAGACATTAACAACACCGATTAAAAACGAAGATCTTGAAGACCTTACCATAGGCGATGTCATATTCCTGGACGGATATTTGATCACAAGCCGGGATGATGTGCATCACCGCCATATCCACCAGGGCAAAGATCTGCCGGTGGACCTGGCAGGCAAAGCCATTTTCCATGCCGGACCCATTATGCAGGAAAAAAAAGATCAGCCTGGTAAATACGAGGTGATCTCCATCGGGCCGACCACCAGTATGCGCATGGAAAAACTTCAAAAGGAATTTTTGGAAGCAACCGGCGTTAAACTGGTTGTGGGCAAAGGCGGCATGGGACCCAAAACAGCTGAAGGCTGCATGGCGTATAAAGCGGTCCATACCGTATTCCCAGGCGGCTGTGCCGTTCTGGCCGCAAGCCGGGTGGAAGAGGTGGAATCCGTTGAATGGCTGGATTTAGGCATGCCCGAAGCCATGTGGGTGATGCGCGTTAAACAATTTGGCCCGTTGATTGTCTCCATTGATACCAAGGGAAATAATCTGTTTGAAAAAAACAAAGCCATGTTTAATGAAAAGAAAGAAAAAGTTGTGGCAGAAATCATTAAGCATGTGGATTATCTTGATTAAAAATACAGAATAATTTGAAGATCTGGTGAGGGACTCGGAAAAAAGACTTGATAAAAGGGGAAAGTTTTTTTCCGGGCCCCTTAACCTGAGAAGGTTATGGAATAGATGTACCAGCCTAAATAAATAATTTCAACGCCCAAACTTCGAATATAAAATTTCTCATCGCCACTATTCATTATAAATTTTTATGAATATGTGAATATATATCATTTTTCATCATGCGTTTATCTCCTCTATAGTCTTGCCAACAATCATACGACCCAAGACATTTCACAAAAATTCAAAAAGGAGATTCAACGGCATGAAAACCCACAATTTAGGGTTCCCCCGCATCGGAGACAACAGGGAACTTAAACGCGCACTGGAGTCTTATTGGCGCGGTGAGACGTCCCAAACGCAATTACTTGAAACCGGTGCCCAGATTCGAAAACGCAATTGGGCCTACCAAAAAGATCTTAATTATGTGCCCGTGGGCGACTTCTCATTTTACGACCAGGTTCTGGATACCAGCTGGATGCTGGGCAATATTCCTGCCCGGGCCAAAGAAACCGACGGATCGGCATTGGATCGGTATTTCCGTACAGCCCGCGGCCAGTCCGCAGGGGATGGAAAAGACAACCAGATTCCGGCCGGGGATATGACCAAGTGGTTCGACACCAACTATCATTACATTGTCCCGGAGTTTGAGCCGTCCACGAAATTCTTCCTGGATGCGCAGTCTTTACTGGACCAGGTTCAGGAAGCCCAACAGAGTGGTGTAAGGCCAAAACCGGTTGTCCTGGGTCCCGTGACCTATCTTTTTTTAGGCAAAGCAGAAAGTTTTGATAAAAAAACGTTGCTTAAAAAACTGTTGCCGGAGTATGCCCGGCTGCTAAATCTGCTGGCCGCCCAGGATATCGAGTGGGTGCAGATGGATGAACCGTTGCTGGTTATGGATCTTGAAAATGACTGGAAAAGCATGGTGGAACAAGCCTACCAGGCCCTGGGAACAGGATCGGTAAAAATCATGCTGGCCACCTATTTTGGTCCCCTTGAAGGCAACTTGAATCTGGCCTTGTCCCTGCCGGTCCAAGCCCTTCATGTGGATGCGGTGCGGGGAAAAGACCAGGTAGCGGATATTGTTGCGCGCCTGCCCGAACACATGGACCTGTCATTGGGGGTCATAGACGGAAGAAACATCTGGAAAACGGATTTGAATGCCCTTCTGGATCGACTGACACCCATTCATGAACAACTTGGCGATCGATTGTGGCTGGCCCCATCCTGCTCTTTGCTCCACGTGCCTGTGGATTTAGAAAAAGAGACTGACCTGGATGATGAACTGTCAGACTGGATGGCCTTTGCCCGGCAAAAACTGGTTGAACTGGATATTTTGGCCAAGGCCTTAAGCCAGGGCCGGGAAACAGTGGCTACCCAGCTGGCAGAGAACGCAAAGGCATTGGAAAACCGCGAACGATCACCCCGGATTCACAACCCGGAGGTCCAGGCCCGCTTAACCCAGGTAAATGACAGTTGGGGACAACGCAATCAACCCTACCCCGAACGGGCCAAACTTCACCAAGAAAGACTCAACCTGCCCCTTTTCCCCACCACCACCATTGGATCATTTCCACAAACTCAAGAGATCAGGGCGCTGCGCCTGAATTTCAAGAAAAGAAAAATCGGGCTGAGTGACTACACCACAGGCATCCGGGATCAGATGAAAAAAACCATTCAATTCCAGGAAGAGACCGGGCTGGATGTGCTGGTCCATGGCGAAGCCGAACGTAACGACATGGTCGAATACTTTGGCGAGCAGCTGGACGGCTTTGCCTTCAGCCAATATGGATGGGTGCAGTCCTACGGTTCCCGCTGTGTTAAACCGCCGATTCTCTTTGGCGATGTGTCCCGGCCCCAACCCATGACCGTCTCATGGATCGTTTATGCGCAATCCCTAACGGGCAAACCGGTCAAGGGGATGCTCACAGGCCCTGTCACCATATTAAACTGGTCCTTTGTCCGGGACGACCAAACGAGGGCCGATACCTGCCGCCAGGTTGCCCTTGCCATGCGCGATGAGGTGCTGGATCTTGAAAAGGCAGGTATTTCCATCATCCAAATCGATGAAGCCGCCCTGAGAGAAGGACTGCCCCTGCGTAAAAAACAGTGGAATGAATATCTAAGCTGGGCGGTGGGCGCATTCCGGATTACCGCCAACGGGGTTAAAGACGCCACCCAGATTCATACCCATATGTGTTATTCGGAATTCAATGATATTATCGACGCCATCACCGGCATGGATACCGATGTCATCACCATTGAGGCGTCCCGTTCCAACATGGAGATACTCAACGCCTTTGACGAAACCGCCTATCCCAACGAAATCGGTCCCGGGGTATATGATATCCACTCGCCCAACGTGCCCCCCGTAGATTTTATTGTGGACAATATGAATGAAGCGGCCAAACGCATCCCAAAGGAACGGCTGTGGATCAACCCGGACTGCGGTTTAAAGACCAGAGGATGGATAGAAACAAGAGCAGCTTTACAAAATCTGGTTGAAGCAGCCAGGGTGCTGCGCACCGCTGCAACTGTTTGACAGAATAGTTACATCCACGTGTCTGGGCGAAAAGTTGTCCAGATACAAGGCGTAGACAAAACTGAAACCCTCACGGACTTGAGTACGTGAGGGTTTCAGCTATTTTTTTTCACGGCTTTTGTCCGTTAGCCGCCTGAATATCCTGTTCCGGGGTTTGCTTAAGATGGATGTAAAAAGTCGTTCCCTTTCCTTCTGTGCTCTTAACTTTGATTTGTCCGCCCTGGGCATTAATAATGTCCCAGACAACATGAAGACCTAACCCTGTGCCCTGGCCAATTTCTTTAGTGGTAAAAAAAGGGTCAAAAATCTGGCGGATGTTCTTCTCAGAAATTCCCGTCCCCGTATCAGAAATACGGATTTCCACATTTTCCCCGTCAGCCCGGGTGGTAATACGGATCTCACCTCTATCTTCAATGGCCTGGGCTGCATTAATCAAAAGGTTGACAAAAACCTGAATGATCTGCTGGGCATCGCAGGTCACCATAGGCAGTATACCGTAGTCCTCAATAACCTCAGCCTTGTACTTTAGTTCATTCCAAATTACCTTCAGACTGGATCTAAGGCATTGATTGATATCAGCAGGCATTGCTTTATGATTTCCGGGGTGAGAAAAATCTTTCAAGGCGGATACAATGCCCTGGATTCGTTCAAGCCCCTCTAAGCTCTCCTTTATCAAGTCCGGTATATCCTCCATAAGGTAGTCAAGATCCGCATCCGTTACCATCCGGTTAATGCGGTCAACCGCCTCGGACAATCCGATCAGGGCCGGAGTATCTGCCATGGTCTCCTGGAGTAATGCCAGGATATCTGCGTAGGCTTCAAGCAAGGCTGCGATATGCTTTTGGTAATCAAAAAGTGTAGATAAATTGCTTTTGACGAACCCGGTGGGGTTGTTAATCTCATGGGCCACACCTGCAGCTAGCTGTCCCACTGAAGCCATTTTCTCAGATTGAATCATCTTTGCCTGGGTCAACTTAAGCTCTGACAAGGCAGTTTCAAGCTTTTCCTTGTTTTCCAGAAGCTCTCTTTCCGTCCGGATTCTCTCCCGAATTTCTCCCTGCAGCGCTTCATTGGCCCGGTTCAGCCCTTCAGTTCTCTTGGCCACCAACTCCTCAAGCCTGTGGCGGTGTCTCTCAAGCTCAGCTTCCATAGACCTACGGTATTCGATATGCCTTTGGATAGCATCTGCCATGCTGTTGAACCCATGAACCAGATTGACAACCTCATTTCCCGGTACTTCTGAAAATTCCTTGCCGGTATACTCCCTGGCCATATCCCTGGCCCTTTCCTTTAATTTCTGAAGAGGACGAATCAGCTTTATGGCAAAGACCAGACCCAGACTGGAAAAGACCGCGATAAGAAGAATTGACAACCATAAAGTGGCCTCACGGGTCTGACGGACCAGAATTTCCGATTGGCTGGTGTCCTGGACCACGATCAAACAAAAAATCTCGTCCACAATGGGTAGTCGGATATAGTACTCTATTTTAGAAAGCGTGTCATGATCCTTCTGTTCTACCTTCATCTGCCGCAGCACCTTTAAAATCAATTCCCGATCCGGTGTGATCCGGCTCTCCTTGGGCAAAGAAGTTGCAACGATACCCTCTGGTTTGGCGAAGGAAATCTGGCAATCGAAGTGACGTGATAATTTTTTTGCAAAGGCAGTGTTGATTTTTTTGATAACGACCATGAGTCCGATGGGCGTTTGATCTCTGAAAACTGGTAAAATAGCACGGATCTCCCAGCCTGTTTTTGAACGGGTCGTCAAAATAATTTCTCCGCTACGGATAGCGTCCTTAATTCCCCATCCCGTCAGCACCTCACTCTTCAGCCCGTATCTGGCATGGGCCATTACCCGGCCTTCCAAGTCCGTCACCAGGATATCGTCCATATGATCCCAGATCCCCAGGCGGACAAGGACCCGCTTTAACGGCAGATGATCGGCGTGAGCATCAAATCCGCCGCTGTCAATGAAGTGGCCGGTTTCTCTGATTACCTGACCAGATTCCCTGTAAACCCGGGCCAGCCGTAACATGGTGCGGGTTTCGTTCTGGATGTAATCAGAAATTAAGGCATATTGATCCTGGGCATGGTGACGGTTTGTGGATTTTATATTTTCTCCCATAACCCGGTTTCCCCAAAGATACATGGTCATGGCGGTACACAATATAGAAAGCACCACAAATCCAATGATAGGATACGCAAGGCTTGGAACCAGAAGACGCATCTATTCCTTTCTTTCGACCGGAAACAGGCCCAGGTGTTTAATGATGCCCCGCCCCGCATCCGAAAAGACAAAATTTAAGAATTTACTGGACAATCCGTTTAATTGGTCTTTTTTATAAACAAATCCAAGGGATAGATTCAGGGGATAGCTGCCGGAGCTTAGATTATCCGGTGCAGGCAAGATTCCGTCGAGTGCCAGGACCCGGATACTGGAAACTGGATCAGACAAACTCCCAAAAGTCAGAAATCCGATGCCGCCAGAATACTTTTTGAGCAGGTCGACCATCTGATAATC
This window contains:
- a CDS encoding ArsC family (seleno)protein — protein: MTIEWAYIRKGCTSCKKALAYFEEHKISVDVTVDARKEKLDAQKAWELIKSQNHVYIAKGKNKVVSFDPDRSEPEDVLKHAMGRSGNLRAPTVIQDKTIFIGFNEDIYIHL
- the raiA gene encoding ribosome-associated translation inhibitor RaiA, with amino-acid sequence MNISITFKNVPSSDAVKSHVEKKLNKLDKMLEYPAEAQAVFSEEKLHSIAEINLICNKLKIHARGEAEENNMYLAIDNVVEKVKIQITKFKEKQKRHLAGDKQSIKDEVPDPVETE
- a CDS encoding homocysteine S-methyltransferase family protein, giving the protein MTRDKVTIIDGGIGRELERRGAAFKQPEWSALAMMETPDLVKEVHKAFIKSGASIITTNSYALVPFHIGEGLFEKQGKSLATSAGQTACAAVSETRPNTRVAGSIPPLFGSYRPDLYRPERVTEIATPLIEGLSLYVDLWLCETQSLTDEPIRVKALVDQLDRSAKPFWVAFTLDDSHLNPEPALRSGESLVDAVQKMVNAKVDAILFNCCQPEVISQAIEVTREQLALLNAERIEIGAYANAFLPQPKDAKANETLNEIRPDLTPSSYLRWAQKWVQEGATLIGGCCGIGPEHIHVLSEKLIRTCA
- the panP gene encoding pyridoxal-dependent aspartate 1-decarboxylase PanP; the protein is MSSSFSFFSLPGNSAWNQDLKPLRKTSGQLIADRKSLDRVFIRPDDENSKKTLVKYMEQILFGLHDFLNRHVGVTEEISLTELAKNYMDVEISDHPQKNLGQVIEDIIKDVAPKAVNVASPYFIGHMTSALPFFMVHLKAITAALNQNVIKMETSKVLAVIERQVLAKIHRLIFKQDDAFYRAHVQNTRTALGAFTSGGTTANITAMWVARNRLFPPKDDFKSIEEDGLFKAMQVHDTDRVVILVSRRGHYSLRKASGILGLGNKNIIAVDVKPDHTMDTEKLKQTIQALKQQGRTKIAAIVGIAGATETGTIDPLQDMADICEKEQVHFHVDAAWGGPILLSDTYAHLLSGIERADSVTIDGHKQFYMPMGAGMVYFKNAMALDAIAYHARYVNRKGSVDLGIKTLEGSREAACLILDASLKIMGSKGYALMIDHGIETARAFAQKIEERPEFELVTPPVLNILTYRLVPLAFRQKMKTARGEARKLLNQELDEINIRIQRIQREAGKSFVSRTRLKLVPEDDFMVVVLRSVIMNPYTTEIILDDILDEQEKIYHQL
- a CDS encoding NAD-dependent epimerase/dehydratase family protein, which translates into the protein MRCLVTGGTGFVGSNLTLALQEQGHEVIITGNESEQPLPEFKGKCLYPGFIGIDWDAIGRIDVLFHQAAINGTRVDDEKEIMRANLESSKYLFNHVIAHGCRKIVYASSTAIYGNAPAPYHESDPPAPQTPYARAKKLLDDFSMALAAEHSDLAIVGLRYCNIFGPRENHKGTRATMVYQFARQMQKGNPKLFKFGEQKRDYIYVKDVVRANLLASKAKESCIVNCGSGTTTSFNKIVEQLNIVLGLNRTPEYIENPFEDSYQNHTQCDMSLPKEKIGFVPEYSFEKGLMDYYDSGFLI
- a CDS encoding phosphagen kinase, producing the protein MKAEPGLPFHVFSRSQIKQHLTLSLYNDLKHIRTSSGYSLDQAIKSGIGNPDSAIGIYAGDMESYDCFAPVLLPIIEDYHHLEPGWSHKPGMQEAVLPDLDPTQTFIRSSRIRVARNLCGFPFSGNMSLNQRKALEETIKQAFDALPENLSGTYTSFSDLNEKQFNDLLEKGLAFPKGDRFMDAAGINQDYPAGRGIFISRDKVVRVWVNEEDHLRIIAQSPGGDIARVFNRLQEMIKALAENLDFAFDRKKGFLTSCPTNIGTTMRAGVHIHLENLEQNLPLLESIARAHHLQIRGTNGEKTAVEEAVFDISNARRLGISANTILNDLHSGLRAIIQAEKK